From the genome of Onthophagus taurus isolate NC chromosome 5, IU_Otau_3.0, whole genome shotgun sequence, one region includes:
- the LOC111426279 gene encoding septin-4, whose protein sequence is MSDKRDRDYIGFATLPDQVHRKSVKRGFDFTLMVVGESGLGKSTLINSLFLGDLYKNRKISEVNERIHKTTTIEKKTMEIEERGVKLRLTVIDTPGFGDAVNCEDSWKVCTSYIDEQFRQYFTDESGLNRRNIQDNRVHCCLYFVPPWGHSLRQMDLELMKRLHRKVNLVVVIAKADTLTSSEVAKLKSNILNDIKDNDIQMYEFPECGSDEDEDFKEQDRELKASIPFAVVGSNVILEVAGRKVRGRQYPWGVVDVENPKHSDFIKLRTMLISTHMQDLKDVTEDVHYENFRAQCISQISQHALRERGKLKRDSVPYDSDISETDRLLIEKDNEIRRMQDMLRQMQEKLKDSAQDKKHDSIIDV, encoded by the exons ATGTCTg ataaaagaGATAGAGATTACATCGGTTTTGCAACATTACCAGACCAAGTTCATCGGAAATCAGTTAAACGAGGATTTGATTTCACATTGATGGTCGTTGGAGAATCCGGATTGGGAAAATCAACGTTAATTAACAGTTTATTTCTTGgggatttatataaaaacagaaaaatctcCGAAGTTAACGAACGAATTCATAAAACTACAACAATCGAGAAGAAAACGATGGAAATCGAGGAACGAGGAGTTAAACTAcg gtTAACCGTGATTGATACACCTGGTTTCGGGGACGCTGTTAATTGCGAGGATAGCTGGAAAGTGTGCACAAGTTACATCGACGAACAATTTCGGCAATACTTCACCGATGAGAGCGGATTAAATCGTAGAAACATTCAAGATAACCGAGTACATTGTTGTCTTTATTTCGTCCCGCCGTGGGGGCACAGTTTAAGACAGATGGATCTAGAATTAATGAAACGACTCCATAGGAAAGTGAATCTCGTCGTTGTAATCGCAAAAGCCGACACTTTAACAAGCTCCGAAGTTgctaaattaaaatcgaaCATTTTAAACGACATCAAAGATAACGATATTCAA atgTACGAATTTCCCGAGTGTGGGAGTGATGAAGATGAAGATTTTAAAGAACAAGATCGGGAGTTAAAAGCGAGCATACCTTTCGCTGTCGTTGGAAGTAACGTTATTTTGGAAGTTGCTGGAAGAAAAGTTCGAGGGAGACAATATCCGTGGGGAGTCGTCGatg ttgaaaaCCCAAAACATagcgattttattaaattgagaaCGATGTTGATCTCGACGCATATGCAAGATCTTAAGGATGTAACGGAAGATGTTCATTACGAAAATTTTAGGGCACAATGTATATCGCAGATTTCTCAACATGCTCTTAGAGAAAGGGGGAAATTAAAGAGAGATTCAGTTCCGTATGATTCAGATATATCGGAAACTGATCGGCTGTTGATCGAAAAGGATAACGAG ATAAGGAGGATGCAAGATATGCTGAGGCAGATGCAAGAGAAGCTCAAAGATTCCGCACAAGATAAGAAACATGACAGTATTATCGATGtttaa
- the LOC111426276 gene encoding SPRY domain-containing SOCS box protein 3 produces MDLLIVGNAFEHGNTFWPDWESFCAFYPDDLRNGKLPCTCGETNQTYNWNWEPQRTGTHVLSNGNREVVFHPVYSPGTAAVRGNKILEKNMHHYWEIKILTKLYGTDVMIGVGTPDVSLEERQYKFCSMLGCEDQSWGYSYRGSLQHNKLTREYGPPFGIGTIIGIHLDMYSGTLEYYMNRKPLGIAFRGLKNKDLYPMVCSTAAQSSIRLISAFSFPDSLEMTCLKVISSRATLKKQFNSIPGLTRLIKPEYFWCLPGKDERNLDIELSVEDEAILPLKTVVEIETRQRKRLRTNKWGMEYSGIDQEYFTHRDFFRKVTHGVIKSLKKKPYYSPSCQKCSLRPDLNVNEKLISIGEIKKKIGVDINDVDIYGDIDDTL; encoded by the exons ATGGATTTGTTGATTGTGGGAAACGCTTTCGAACACGGCAACACATTCTGGCCAGATTGGGAGTCTTTTTGCGCTTTTTACCCGGACGATTTGCGAAACGGAAAATTACCATGCACTTGCGGCGAAACAAATCAAACTTACAATTGGAATTGGGAACCTCAGCGGACGGGGACGCACGTTTTATCGAATGGCAATCGAGAGGTTGTGTTCCATCCCGTTTATAGCCCGGGTACGGCGGCTGTTCGCGGGAATAAAATCTTGGAGAAGAATATGCATCATTattgggaaattaaaatattaacgaaaCTTTACGGAACTGATGTG atgatTGGTGTTGGAACTCCCGACGTATCATTAGAAGAGCGCCAATACAAATTCTGCAGCATGTTAGGGTGTGAAGATCAATCTTGGGGTTACTCCTACCGTGGTTCGTTACAACATAACAAATTAACCCGGGAATACGGCCCCCCATTCGGAATCGGCACAATAATCGGGATCCATTTAGACATGTATTCCGGCACATTAGAATATTACATGAATCGAAAACCTTTAGGAATCGCCTTTCGCGGTCTCAAAAACAAAGATTTATACCCGATGGTGTGCTCAACAGCCGCTCAATCATCCATCCGTTTAATCTCGGCATTCTCATTCCCTGATTCCCTTGAAATGACCTGTTTAAAAGTAATCAGCAGTAGGGCGacgttaaaaaaacaatttaattcaattcctGGGTTAACCCGATTAATAAAACCcgaatatttttggtgtttACCCGGAAAAGATGAACGAAACCTTGATATTGAATTATCCGTTGAAGACGAAGCTATTTTACCGTTAAAAACCGTCGTTGAGATTGAAACGAGACAAAGGAAACGATTAAGAACGAATAAGTGGGGGATGGAATACTCGGGTATTGACCAAGAATACTTTACACATCGAGATTTCTTCCGGAAGGTGACTCATGGGGTGattaaatcgttaaaaaagaaaccatATTATAGCCCGAGTTGTCAAAAATGCTCGTTAAGGCCGGATTTGAATGTTAACGAGAAATTAATTTCGATCGGggagattaaaaagaaaattgggGTTGATATTAACGATGTTGATATTTATGGTGATATTGATGATACGTTATGA
- the LOC111426249 gene encoding ankyrin repeat domain-containing protein 13D isoform X2: MVGVSYIQTEYPLHWLVWNNNSSSLEEELGKRIHDKEKKDNRGRSPLMLAVTLGHMESVRSLLNFEANVNCENADGWSVLQEAVATGDPELLQLILERRDFQRYSNRMAGIPELLQKLKQAPDFYVEMKWEFTSWVSRMCPSDTYKVYKRGSNVRIDTTLLGFDHTNWQRGNRSYVFQGHNDGATMLEIDHDARSVYSEQMRAPPDSLVLSPSEEAISQRLTTPIVTTYIDTDKISFERNKAGVWGWRSDKSEVVNSHECKVFSATNVELVTKTRTEHLTETDKELARSKHIRTPLQNFLQPIADVPETSSAPQTEEIVNSTNPTNITPEEYFDSEIDLAGRDIGRPKELSKKVQKFKATLWLCENYPLSLPEQILPIVDLMAISSSHFAKLRNFIQMQLPAGFPVKIEIPIFHVLNARITFGNIFGMDVDVPNVSHIQEEDRLTCVLDDVVFQAPPSYSKLTGVESRRQFSTEEEDDLLQFAIQQSLIEAGTEKEEVDIWEALKAQRPSRPTTPNLAEEERQLQRAIQASLAMCNHTAVSTDSDNTSPEVDSELDMVLRLSEQEQKQLEEQQMEEQKLLEQVLQLSLTEK; the protein is encoded by the exons atggtCGGTGTCTCCTATATACAAACCGAATATCCTTTACACTGGTTGGTGTGGAACAACAATTCGAGCAGTTTAGAAGAGGAACTTGGTAAAAGAATC catgataaggaaaaaaaagataataggGGAAGATCCCCTTTGATGTTGGCTGTCACCTTGGGTCATATGGAGTCCGTACGTTCCTTATTGAATTTTGAAGCCAATGTAAATTGTGAGAATGCTGATGGGTGGTCTG ttttacAAGAAGCCGTGGCTACGGGTGACCCGGAACTCCTCCAATTAATATTAGAACGTCGAGACTTCCAACGTTATTCCAATCGGATGGCTGGCATTCCAgaattacttcaaaaattaaaacaagcTCCCGATTTTTACGTTGAGATGAAATGGGAATTTACGAGTTGgg TTTCTCGAATGTGTCCCAGTGATACATACAAAGTTTATAAACGAGGGTCTAATGTGAGGATAGACACGACCCTTTTGGGTTTCGATCATACTAATTGGCAAAGAGGGAATCGTAGTTATGTTTTTCAAGGGCATA atgATGGTGCTACAATGTTGGAGATTGATCACGATGCAAGATCGGTTTATTCGGAGCAAATGCGGGCCCCCCCGGATTCGTTGGTTTTGTCGCCGTCGGAAGAGGCGATTTCGCAACGATTAACGACTCCAATTGTAACAACTTATATCGATACggataaaataagttttgaaAGGAATAAAGCGGGAGTTTGGGGGTGGAGATCGGATAAATCGGAGGTGGTTAATAGTCACGAATGTAAAGTATTTAGTGCTACGAATGTTGAGTTGGTTACGAAAACTCGTACTGAACATTTAACTGAAACTGATAAGGAGCTGGCTCGATCTAAACATATACGGACTcctttacaaaattttttgcaacCGATTGCAGACGTTCCTGAAACATCAAGTGCTCCACAaact gagGAAATAGTGAATTCAACAAATCCAACAAATATAACTCCCGAGGAATATTTCGATTCCGAAATTGATTTAGCTGGGAGGGATATCGGAAGGCCGAAAGAACTGAGcaaaaaagttcaaaaatttaaagcgACTTTATGGCTGTGCGAGAATTATCCGCTATCATTACCCGAACAAATTCTTCCGATTGTTGATCTTATGGCCATTTCTAGTTCGCATTTCGcgaaattaaggaattttatacaaatgCAACTTCCCGCAGGTTTTCCCGTTAAAATAG aAATTCCAATTTTCCACGTTTTAAACGCTCGTATCACGTTCGGAAACATTTTCGGTATGGATGTGGATGTACCAAACGTTTCTCACATCCAAGAAGAGGATCGCTTAACTTGTGTTTTAGACGATGTTGTGTTTCAAGCTCCACCATCATACTCAAAACtta CGGGAGTTGAAAGTCGGCGGCAATTTAGTACTGAAGAAGAAGACGATTTATTGCAATTTGCGATTCAACAAAGTCTCATTGAAGCTGGGACCGAAAAAGAAGag GTGGATATTTGGGAGGCGTTGAAAGCGCAAAGGCCTTCAAGGCCAACAACGCCTAATTTGGCCGAAGAAGAACGACAGCTTCAAAg AGCAATCCAAGCTAGTTTAGCTATGTGCAATCATACCGCTGTAAGCACAGATTCAGATAATACGAGTCCTGAAGTTGACTCGGAATTGGATATGGTCCTAAGGTTATCGGAACAAGAACAAAAGCAATTGGAAGAACAACAAATGGAGGAGCAAAAATTGTTGGAGCAAGTGCTGCAGTTATCATTgactgaaaaataa
- the LOC111426249 gene encoding ankyrin repeat domain-containing protein 13D isoform X1, translating into MVGVSYIQTEYPLHWLVWNNNSSSLEEELGKRIHDKEKKDNRGRSPLMLAVTLGHMESVRSLLNFEANVNCENADGWSVLQEAVATGDPELLQLILERRDFQRYSNRMAGIPELLQKLKQAPDFYVEMKWEFTSWVPLVSRMCPSDTYKVYKRGSNVRIDTTLLGFDHTNWQRGNRSYVFQGHNDGATMLEIDHDARSVYSEQMRAPPDSLVLSPSEEAISQRLTTPIVTTYIDTDKISFERNKAGVWGWRSDKSEVVNSHECKVFSATNVELVTKTRTEHLTETDKELARSKHIRTPLQNFLQPIADVPETSSAPQTEEIVNSTNPTNITPEEYFDSEIDLAGRDIGRPKELSKKVQKFKATLWLCENYPLSLPEQILPIVDLMAISSSHFAKLRNFIQMQLPAGFPVKIEIPIFHVLNARITFGNIFGMDVDVPNVSHIQEEDRLTCVLDDVVFQAPPSYSKLTGVESRRQFSTEEEDDLLQFAIQQSLIEAGTEKEEVDIWEALKAQRPSRPTTPNLAEEERQLQRAIQASLAMCNHTAVSTDSDNTSPEVDSELDMVLRLSEQEQKQLEEQQMEEQKLLEQVLQLSLTEK; encoded by the exons atggtCGGTGTCTCCTATATACAAACCGAATATCCTTTACACTGGTTGGTGTGGAACAACAATTCGAGCAGTTTAGAAGAGGAACTTGGTAAAAGAATC catgataaggaaaaaaaagataataggGGAAGATCCCCTTTGATGTTGGCTGTCACCTTGGGTCATATGGAGTCCGTACGTTCCTTATTGAATTTTGAAGCCAATGTAAATTGTGAGAATGCTGATGGGTGGTCTG ttttacAAGAAGCCGTGGCTACGGGTGACCCGGAACTCCTCCAATTAATATTAGAACGTCGAGACTTCCAACGTTATTCCAATCGGATGGCTGGCATTCCAgaattacttcaaaaattaaaacaagcTCCCGATTTTTACGTTGAGATGAAATGGGAATTTACGAGTTGgg TTCCTTTAGTTTCTCGAATGTGTCCCAGTGATACATACAAAGTTTATAAACGAGGGTCTAATGTGAGGATAGACACGACCCTTTTGGGTTTCGATCATACTAATTGGCAAAGAGGGAATCGTAGTTATGTTTTTCAAGGGCATA atgATGGTGCTACAATGTTGGAGATTGATCACGATGCAAGATCGGTTTATTCGGAGCAAATGCGGGCCCCCCCGGATTCGTTGGTTTTGTCGCCGTCGGAAGAGGCGATTTCGCAACGATTAACGACTCCAATTGTAACAACTTATATCGATACggataaaataagttttgaaAGGAATAAAGCGGGAGTTTGGGGGTGGAGATCGGATAAATCGGAGGTGGTTAATAGTCACGAATGTAAAGTATTTAGTGCTACGAATGTTGAGTTGGTTACGAAAACTCGTACTGAACATTTAACTGAAACTGATAAGGAGCTGGCTCGATCTAAACATATACGGACTcctttacaaaattttttgcaacCGATTGCAGACGTTCCTGAAACATCAAGTGCTCCACAaact gagGAAATAGTGAATTCAACAAATCCAACAAATATAACTCCCGAGGAATATTTCGATTCCGAAATTGATTTAGCTGGGAGGGATATCGGAAGGCCGAAAGAACTGAGcaaaaaagttcaaaaatttaaagcgACTTTATGGCTGTGCGAGAATTATCCGCTATCATTACCCGAACAAATTCTTCCGATTGTTGATCTTATGGCCATTTCTAGTTCGCATTTCGcgaaattaaggaattttatacaaatgCAACTTCCCGCAGGTTTTCCCGTTAAAATAG aAATTCCAATTTTCCACGTTTTAAACGCTCGTATCACGTTCGGAAACATTTTCGGTATGGATGTGGATGTACCAAACGTTTCTCACATCCAAGAAGAGGATCGCTTAACTTGTGTTTTAGACGATGTTGTGTTTCAAGCTCCACCATCATACTCAAAACtta CGGGAGTTGAAAGTCGGCGGCAATTTAGTACTGAAGAAGAAGACGATTTATTGCAATTTGCGATTCAACAAAGTCTCATTGAAGCTGGGACCGAAAAAGAAGag GTGGATATTTGGGAGGCGTTGAAAGCGCAAAGGCCTTCAAGGCCAACAACGCCTAATTTGGCCGAAGAAGAACGACAGCTTCAAAg AGCAATCCAAGCTAGTTTAGCTATGTGCAATCATACCGCTGTAAGCACAGATTCAGATAATACGAGTCCTGAAGTTGACTCGGAATTGGATATGGTCCTAAGGTTATCGGAACAAGAACAAAAGCAATTGGAAGAACAACAAATGGAGGAGCAAAAATTGTTGGAGCAAGTGCTGCAGTTATCATTgactgaaaaataa